Part of the Engystomops pustulosus chromosome 4, aEngPut4.maternal, whole genome shotgun sequence genome is shown below.
AAGTAATGATGCAACTTTTCCATAGCACCTAAAGATGTAAACAAGCATTGTGCTGCCGACACCTATATTAAAGATCAATCATTAACCATACAACTTGTATGTGGCAGAAGCCCTACCAACGATTGCAGAGCCACTTATATTGTGGCCAGGCACCAGACCTTTCCTTATAGTGATttcaaactgcatcagaaaaccacCAGTTTGACACAAGCAGTCATAATTTACCTTTATCTTATTGTATCTGTTTCACAAATCCATAAAATATATGGACAATGTTCTGGGTAGAAAAGTGAAATAAATACAGCAATTTAAATAGTAGATACTGAGTTTTATATATACAAAACTAAAAAAGTAACAAACATGGTTTCTTTCCCAAAACCTTCACATATTTTATGTTGCCATGTGGATAGCCCCATAGATTAACACTGAATCAGTTTAACACATAGAAAAATATCTGGAATTCAATAAACTAGTACATTTCATGTTGTTACTGAATGTACATGTGACAGTTAATTTTATATTTCGCTATATTTATCTAGTGCTCACATATTGgaggttttttaatttatttattcacATGAATCCTTGCCCCCAGTGGAGCTTACACATGCACACTCCATGGGCAATTTCACAAGAAGCCAATTAACCTATTTCTCTGCTGGCAGTCATCTATATGCTGCTTGTATGCAAAATGGCCTGGAAACGAAAATCAGAAAACTGATTATTATAGATGGTTGTTGTGAAGCCTTCTTTTGTCTGTTGCCTGCTACTATTCCTCATTTACCAATAAAATCGGCATTTCTGCACAAATAGGCAAGAATCGGGGGCAGATCAAAAATTCTATGACAGAtccataaataaatattattattaatttccaTTTCACAAACACTATAAATTACACTGCCAATGTAAAACCTCATGGATCATTGAAGGTGTTGTCAGGCAtttgaatatattatatatatatatatatatatatcaccactGCCATCTGTTTCTATATATAAACTATGTCAACAGTGCATGCTCCCTCTACAGCAGACTACACCCCTCTACAGCATTGTAGGGCCCTCCAACTATCTCTATCTTAGACCTGAATGTCGATCCACTGAGGCATCACTTGTTGGTCCTGGATGTCAGAGATACCTTCTGGCAGCTTGGCTGCCTGATGGCTTTGGAGTCCTCCTGATCCTGTTTTGGTTGCTTGTGCTGCATGTGGTGGTGGAGTTGATGAGCTCATGCCTCGTTGTGCCTCGTTCTTTATTAAGTAAAGGGATGCTGATCTTTGAAAAACTTGCTATCTTAGGTCAGGATGTGATGCTAGATTCTTAAACTCTaatgtttacaatttttaaaACCGAACAATCACAAGTTCATCATCTTATCATTAAATAATGATATAATTACGTCTTTCATATTATTACTGAATCATTGTAATGTTTCATTGACTGGTATTTGGGAAGGCATAGTACATAtactttatacagtatataggtaatgGGTAGAAGCATGGATGGATTAAGGTAGTCAGATGCCCataggcgcaaaatctggtgggggccactcattaatattctaaactttctcctaTTTACAttttagtctagctgctggcacAGCAGCAGTTGTTTTAGCCTAGATGGTAATGGTAGTCACTATGCCAGTCCATTGCACCAGTGCTTTCTAAGCTTTCTCTTTCCTCCACTCACAGATTGGATCAAGGGATGAGTGAGGAAGTAAACCTAACGCAGATTTGCTAGTACTTGGCTGGTACAGCCAACCATTTTTCGGTACTGGAGGGATCAGCTTTCAATCTGCATTCAGCACAGCTACTGAAAAAGCATAATGCTGTGCGGGCATGCCCTCACTGACAGATCATAGTTCGTAGATAGGCGCACATGCGGAACTACTAATGTACAGCCCTCTCAGAGACATtcagctgtgagctgactgtcagACATTGACCTTATGATTAAAGTGGTGTGGGCCCAGGGCACATACCCCTAGAGTcctccctataatccggccctgggaagAACTGAGATAAATATATTAGTCTGGGCgtctaaaaccattccaatttctcataAGGCCAAATTGGAAAAGGAATTGTACACCCCCGTAGCCGTAGCTGTCAACGTTGCATCAACGCAAAACCCTTGTATTCAAGCAGGTATCGTGTTGAAGTGGAATGACAGAGAAGGTGAGTATATGCTCTTGCTGTTTTTATATCCCAGGggacctatatataaataaaaaagcctaatcctggaaaacccctttaaggcttttaaTATAATTCAGGCACAAATCTGTATCAACAATTCATCAGTTATACTTCCCAAAAATCAATAATTGCACATTGTTTAAAACAAAGTGGCCAATATTTTCATCCACTTCAAGGAATAATAACAGAGCAGCATCCCAATGCAGAGAGTACTAAAAATGTTCCAGAATGTAGTATTCTGTACAAGAGATAATATAACACGATGACATTTATTCTCGTGTGACAATCTACAAACCCAATGGACAGAATGAAGAAATACTGATGCACATTTAACCATAAAAGAGTGAAGGAGGATATTAGCTGTTAAAACCttctaataaagttttatttcaaGCACTTAGTGTCCTCGATGGGTAACTCTTTTGAGAGCATTGGTAAAATGCATATGCCTTAGGGATATTAATTAGTAAAACTGATTGCTTTAAGATGCTATCCGTGTTATGGAAAAGGATGTACATTCCTTCAGCCTTCATTCATTCAGACAAACATAATTTATGTCCCGTATGCTAAATGACCCTGAGCTGCTCTATACAGTGGTATCTTACTATAGCTCCATTATTAGATTACTGTTCTCATTATCCATAATGTTTAGCTGTGGGCAACAATTATCGGTGCAGTAATAGAATGGAAATGTATTTCTGTCTGTAAAATACATCAGGTTACACTAGATAATATTACTTTTTCTTGTCATGGACAATAATTAAAATACGGTGACACAGTATTATGGGCAATGGTGCATAGAAAGCAATTTGGATAATGTTCAAATATGAAAGGTCACACATGTACAGCAATGAATTCTAGAGGTGGATGTGACAGGTCTTAAGCATTGCAAATACAATTTTTGGCCAAATCTGTTAAGGTCAATAAGTCAGCCTGAAATAAAGGCTTGCTGTATGGCAAATGGAGCAGCGCTGTCAGTCAAAGCTTCAAGACTGCGTCATTTCTGCACTAAAAACCCTTAAGTGTTCAAAACCTTAGGTTACTAGGGGTTTGCAGGCAGTACTATGTAATGTCACACATCATGATGTTGTAATGCCTTCATGGTGATATGATGTGTCAAATGAAGATTGTGGGTTTACAATCATCGTATTTCTTTTCTGTGAGTTAGTTTGATGACCAGAGAGTTGCAATTTAGGTAAATTTTGGTAAATAGGGAGCAtcattttaactccttaatgcaggggccctttttcgttttgttttcatttttcactctataacttttttatttttccctgtaaACAGCTctatgatggcttattttctgcgtaacaaattgcacttcatagtgagggtATCTAATATTCCACTgggaaatatatattatttttccatcttctggcactaataactttttcatactttggtgtgcgtAGCTGTGTCTGCTGTaattttttgatattttgatggcgttttctaTTTttaggccttttgatcactttttaatgaattttttatgtttttcaaaatggcaaaaaaatgttattttcgactttgggtgctattttccgttacagtgttAAACGCTGTAAGAAAAACATTGTTATgttttgatagaccgggcattttgGGACCTGACAAAGGTAATGGTATAGGTGATTGATTATAAAAGTGCTACAAAATAATATTCCTAAACCCTCGAAAATAAAACAGGCCAACAAACATAACATCTACAGGCATCTAAATATAACATAGttgctgtaggtttgttcttaagatgaatttgaatgtaaggcagtgtaactgtattttttttctctgttacaattggatattaaacattttgggttgtcatgggaacaaggattaacaataaaccctCATTGCAAACACGTTTGAAAGCTCTTACAGTTGATAATTGCAGCCTTGGGCTACAGTACAGTAAATCACCAGCATCCAGATgtcggtctgtaactaggggtctgctgtaagtcggctgttcttaagttggggactgcctgtatttcactaATTTAATTTGTTAATGTAATTTAAAAGGATCTCTGTCACCAAGAATTACCTATCTGAACAAACCTTTatgtcatatacaggcagtccccgggttacgtacaagatagggtccggaggtttgttcttaagttgaatttgtatgtaagtcgaaactgtatattttataattgtagatccagacaaaaaaaattttggccccagtgacaattgcagtttaaacattttttgctgtaatgggaccaatgattatccataaagcttccttacagacaccttacagatgattattgcaatctgggactatagtaaagcattcagtaagcttcaccagaggtcagaggattgtgtctgtaactatgggttgtctgtaagtcgggtgtccttaagtaggggaccgcctgtacatacatagctttgtttttattttccaactACTCCTCCTGGGCCAAAACTTCActtaagaaatatgcaaatgaagcttAGGTGTTTTGGATGGCATTGACCACCTCTGCTATACTGCCTTCGCCTTTCCCCTTCAGTTACTGCTGAGGTCAGTGAGATGTGTAGTACTTCAGCCTCAATTAGCAATTCGTTTGGGTAGGTAAatcatggtgacagattcccataaaaatatttgtaaattgCTGCTTTAGAACCCACATTTTCAGCTGACCATGGGTCACGTGTGCAGTGGATCCAAAACTCTTGTTATGGTCTGTTATGCTTTTGTAGTGGGAATTTGACTGCGTTGTAATAGTTGAGCCAGTCACATCCTGTCAAAACCACAGAAGCTACCTTAACTTTCGCAATAAGTCATTCAGCCAACCCATTGCAGACACATCACAGACATTGACCATAGTTCAGAAGCTCCCGCACAGCTAACAGGAGGTCAAAACCCAATTGCAAATCAGTGTTCTGGAGCAGTACTTTCCAGGAAATTCAATTctctatatacaaatatacatttatatgtatatggaccaaaaagttgtctttttacacgCTTGGTGAATAAAGTATCCACATATTTTTCTATTGAACTATTGGTTCAATAGATTTTATTTAGTGATTGATTGATCAAGTCCATGGTGTTCAACCACAGTGGTTACTgatgctgctggatattttttgACAACTAAGCCAACTAAGAAGCTGCGCCATAGAAGACCTATGAGCAGGACCTGTATTATAGATTGTCCATGGAGCCCTTCTCACTGGTTAAATATGAAGGAAATGATTCAATATATTGCTCTACAGCATTAATCATCTCCAGAGGAAATGTGTGGGAGTTGCTGGGAACAGAGCGATATTGCAAGTTGACAATATGTTATCAGATAAACTAGTCTATCTATGCACAAAGTAACAGCTATTGTTTTTGCATTTATAGATTTAGATGTAATAAGCTCTCACTAATGGCTGCCCCTGGTATCCATGAATCAGATGCATTTTGCTTCTTTATAGTAAGGTCAGGGTTACCAGGGTTATCAAAAACATTTGTACtagattttttatataaaacattGCACTATATTATTTTTCTAAAACATTTGTATGATGTTGTTATAAAATATTTGTAGTACagtattaatataaaaaaaaatattattattattataaaaacccTTTGTACCTATTATCAAGGAGATAGCTTTTATCTGCAAAATGTCTATTATTCAAAAGTAGACATTCAGATCCAGGTAACCTTGGCTAAATACGTATCTGAAGAGATGTAGAGGGAAACATGAGGTCATGCTCCAAAAGTCATACTAAGTTCACTCACCACTCCTAAAGTGTTTCATAATGAAGAAAAAAAGTctgtgcaaattaaaaaaaaattcttgttttcACTTTGCAGACCTTCAGGCAGTTGGGGTCAAGCAAACCATGCACTCCTTGCTCAGCCATGTCCTTATTGCTGTGCTAGTAGAGGTTAAATGACCTATAGATGATATATGACCATACCTGCACTCTATCTCTCTCTGTCATAAGTACCCAACTGTATCTGGTTTTGCAACACATACATCACTGCCAAAGCATATGGCAATGAAAATCACAATCATATTCCGGAGTGTGACTAACCCAGCTCTACATCCAATAATGCTGCTGTGAGCTAACTAAATGCATAGCCGCTATTAGTACATAACCTGGAAAGGATCAGCAAATGTCAAGCTATGTAACTATCCCATTTTATGCTAATAACACTGTACCCTGTTATTACGTAGTGGAAGGATTAACTGTGAACACTTTAAGGTTTATGTTAAGTGGCAGAAAAAAGAATGCATTATCTGACTGCATAGCTTTTGAGGTGAAATCGCTCTAAAGCAGTGGTgaagaacctatggcacgggtgccagaggtagaAATCAGAGACCTTTCTTTGGGCACAAGGGTCTTCACCCAAGGAGAaaatttgccagacaggactcaaggctttctcctgcagtccaagaagGTGTGGGCATAGATggtttatcattggagctcctgcactgggtcccatgattcttcctcttcaaggAACCCATAGGGGaatctacaatccaaatttcttcatCTTCTTTGTATTGTATTGGTTTCCGCAGGATGAcaatacaattgaaacttgtgataggGCATGGATCCATAGGAGCAATAGAGCTTAAATTGTCAAGtttgcactttgcaacataaaagtaggttttggttgtagtttgggcactctgtctctaaaaggttcaccatcaaatcactgctctaaggCCTCAAGCACATGAACATATGCTTGCCCAGGCAAGCATACAGCCGAGTGAAGGTGGGAGGAGGGGCAAACGTTCCTCCCCCTCCGTTCTTCGTTGAAAGCTTAGCGGTTTCACCATAAATACTGCAAAACATAGGACAAGCCAcatgttttgtggcgcagctggacGACtaggtcacggtgcggtgagacactGTGTGTTCACTGCACCGGGGCCGGGTGATATAGACCTCTATATGGGAGCTAAGATGAAGCCAGAAATTGTGCGGCCATATTACAGGCCCCCATGTGGCCATGTGCATAGGGCCTAAGATGTATTCTCCTCCATGAACTAAGGGTCATTGATTAATGAAATGGCTTATAATGTATATTCTGACTTATGGTGTCATAGCATAGCATAAGAGAAAGTTTGGTTGAGCCATTGATTTATTTTGAACCTAAATATATGCCACCAATAGAAGTATATGGCAGTGGCTTATATCTCTCCTTCTACAAGCGTCTAGAAGTATGAATGAAAAATAAGTATGTATTAATCTATAAAAGTATGTTTATATTGTATCCATTggagggaatctaccaccaggatgaaggactgtatgcgaatgagcctaaggggctccaggctcctttgaCGTGCATGGTGGCTGGAGCCCATCGGGCTCATttgcagtctttcatcctggtggtagatgtccattaaatcTTGCACATAGTGCTTATAGTGCCTTAATAAGAGGTTCTGAAACAAATTAAATCCACACTAGGTCTAGCCTGGTGTAGATTTCTGCTGTTCATCCTTGCCTGACCCACCATGTCCAATTTTCAAAAAGTGGTGTGAGGGTGGtgtgagggggaaaaaaatctcAATTCATGTTCCCTATTGAGTCAGCCCCCTATCACCCTTTAAGGATGCTTTTCAAACATTTCAAAGAAGGGAAATTGTTATATTGTTTGTCTAACatttaacatttaaagggaataAAGTAGCTTCTTTGTTCATCAGATAGAGAGAAACGCTAGAGGTGAGTCAAGATTAACACCTTATATTATGATTTGCAGCTAAAGAGCACAAAACATGGCCAAAGCAATTAAATAGCCTCCAAACTATAGCAGCACGCAGCACAATCTCATGCTGTAATTCTAACTAAACCTGTAAATACTGTGCAAGGTTAGCATTTATTTTTAATGGACTTATTTAGGCTGCCATTAATCACAGATTAAACAGAGCAATGTACCGTTAGTGAAAATATTAAGAAAAGGTGTGAAAACAGTGTGATTTATTTTACATGCTAAATTCTTCACATAATACATTTAGCATCCCTGCCCCCTGCCCAAACAGAGAAAAAATGCTTCCAGAATAACCATTTGGAAAGGAAATCATAAGACCAATGCCATTATATCTACAGTATAAAGCCTTACATTGGTTGTCTGATCAGCTGCCAAACTGGGAGACAGCTCAGGCAATGGCTTCCTGTTCTGACTACCATCATGCTGCACAGGAGGTTCATCTCCTCTGCAACAACATTTCGATTTTTGTTAGATGTTGAAAAGACAGactgaaaaataaaagtttttttttatagcaaaTTGAAGTCTTTGTTAAACACAAATTTTAAACATATTtcacatattgggggagatgCATTATTGTGTGGGCCTTCAGACCAGTGTAGAGTAGATctagacagatctctgctgctccagattaatccctgagtctgatgctggatgattattctggtgcagtataagactggccaGTTGTACTctgtacctcctattagttggtctagtttgctgtgccacaatattgaattttctggtgcactgACTGAATTATCTGTGTGATCACACCCCTTTTTGCAGAGGAAACGCCCCTTTTCCCAAACAAGTcggaaaactgtctaaaagtagTCCATAGCTTTTAATGAATGTGGTGCACAGCATTTCCAGTCATGCTATACGTTTTATTGCTTATAGCATTTAAAACAATGCAGGCTGTTGCTATGAGTAGCTAAACCTATTAGACAATTGTAATTACTTCATCATTTGTATATGTTTATTAAAACTTTACTTGTGTACAATATACTATAATGATGGTCTAATTGTGACATATGTACAGAAAAGGGTTAAAATACAATCCTGCTTCTCAATTCATCCTTTAAGAATAGACAGTTCTCTGTGTGAAGCTTTTACTATACAATTTATTAATGTATAGACCTTTTGAGCCGTATGATTTATTTAAACCGTTAaagtaattatttaattttttttttcaatttcagatCTATCTgctatcactccagcaactaATAAGCTATGGGAAAATAAGTGAATGGCGCCTTCAATGACCACCTACACGTTTCCACAATGGATTTTTGATGTATATCAAGAATAGTGTGACCTTCAATCTCACAGTATGTGTGAAGCATTTGATAAACGGGACTGCGCTTGGCTTTCTGAGAAAGAAACattacaggattttgtgctgaatGCCGGCTATATGTTCATGAAGTGaccaattaattattaataattagaGGAAAAAAACAAGTTCTCATTCGTGTGCCACAACACAATTGTCAAGAACTGAAAAATGAGGGAAATAAAACTGAGAATAAACCTGCTGGTTGGACTAACAATCACTGCACTGGTGCAGGCTACTCAGAAAAAGATGGATTGTCCAGAGCTGTGCGCGTGTGAAATTCGACCGTGGTTTACGCCGAGATCTATTTATATTGAAGCTTTCACAGTGGATTGCAATGCATTAGATCTTTACAGCATCCCTGACAGACTCCCAGCAAACACAGAGGTCTTACTTTTACAGGCTAATAACATTGAAGAAATTAAAAATGCGGATCATTTTCCAGTAAATCTTACTGGGCTGGATTTATCACAGAACAATCTGTCCTCTTTGGTCAATATCAATTTCACAAATGCCCATCAGGTACTTTCTGTATACCTAGAGGAAAATAAACTAGTGGAACTGACAGAGGAATGCTTCTCTGGACTGGGAAATTTACAAGAGCTCTACATTAATCATAACTTGATATCCACTATTTCTCCAAAAGCATTTGCTGGGGTTGGCAATTTGCTGAGGCTTCACCTTAACTCAAACAGATTGCAAGTGGTTAATAGTCGCTGGTTTGATGGACTGCCACATCTGGAGATCCTCATGATTGGGGAAAATCCAATAATCAAAATCGAAGATATGAACTTTAAGCCTCTTATCAATCTGCGCAGCCTGGTTTTAGCAGGAATAAATCTTACAGAAATATCTGATAATGCCTTCGTAGGCCTAGAAAATTTGGAAAGCATTTCGTTTTATGACAACAGATTTGTCAATGTCCCCTCTGTTGCACTTCAAAAGGTTTTGAACCTTAAATTTTTGGATCTAAATAAAAACCCTattaggagaatacaaagaggagATTTTAGCAATATGTTATACTTGAAAGAGCTTGGCATTAATAACATGCCTGAGCTAGTTTCAATAGACAGTCTTGCCATTGAAAATTTGCCCGAGCTGAGAAAAATAGAAGCAACCAATAACCCAAAACTGGCCTTCATTCATCCCAATGCATTCTATCGACTTCCTAAATTAGAAACACTTATGCTCAACAGCAATTCTCTCAGCGCCCTATATAAAAGCACCATAGATGCTTTGCCCAACCTTAAGGAATTAGGAATACACAGTAACCCAATCAGATGCGATTGTGTAAACCGCTGGATAAACATGAATAAAACAAACATCCGTTTTATGGAAACTGATTCATTGTTTTGTGTTGACCCACCTGAATTTCAAGGTCAGAATGTTAGACATATACATTTCAGGGAAATGATGGAAATATGCTTACCTCTCATTGCTCCGCAGAGCTTTCCCTCGAATTTGGATTTAAGTACTGGCAGCTCTGTTTCATTACATTGCCGAGCTACAGCAGAACCAGAGCCAGACATTTACTGGATCACACCCTTGGGTTCTAAGCTTCAATCCAACACAATCAATGGCCCATTTTATGTCCATGCTGAAGGAACATTGGAAATTACCAGCATAAGTATCTTAGAAGCTGGACTGTATACTTGTGTGGCAAAGAACCTGGTTGGCGCAGATTTAAAAACAGTCATGATCACTGTAGATGGATTCCTTCCAGAAAATGACAATGGATCAGTGAGTATAGACATTAAGGAAGTACAAAGTAATTCAGTTTTGGTGTCTTGGAGTTCTAGGTCCAAGATCTTGAAATCTAGTGTGCAGTGGATTGCCTCCCTGAATGCAGAATACACTAGAATTGCTCACAGTGTTCGAATGCCATCAGACGTCAAACAATACAACTTAACACGCCTGAGTCCTCTGACCCAATACAAGATTTGCATAGATGTACCCACCATCTATCAGCAGGCAGAAAAGCAATGCATTAATGTTACCACAAGGGGAATGGATACCATGAGAAAACGCAATGAGTCTTTTAAAACAACGGCTCTGATTATTATCATGTTTAGTTTGTTTGGCATCATTACCGTGGCTTACTTTTTCAACTATATATCGTTATACTTGAGTCGGTTTTCTGAgcagaaatgcagtgaaaatctTCTGCAAACACCACCATTTGCTTACAATGACCTTTACCCTCCGTTGCTGAGCCTTTGGAATCTTGACAATGAAAGCACAGCTCTAGAAGTTAAATCTACAGTAATACAAGTACCCAGTATGATGCCATGAAAGCAACGCTAAGAGAATGTGACCCGtggaatacaaaaataaaaaagcacaaGGTTCTAGTTGTGCTCCTCTAAAAGCAGGAAGACTATTTTCTAGGAAACAAGACAGCTTAATGTCAGAGTATCCTGAGGCTTAACATACTTACAAGCCAGAGACAAAAGTCATTAATAAcataaaaactaaacaaaacaaaGAACTATGACTCCCTTTGTCAAATACAATACAGATATATAACTTTTGTTTTATGTAATTCTTTGgtttgttttgatttttttacattatacTGTAGTTGAACTGAGCAATACCTCCTCTTCTGTGATGTACTACACATTTTAGCCAAGAGTTTTTGAAGTGACAACATAGAATTGACATGTGATGTTACAAAATGGACATTTCTGTAGAGTAGTAAAGACAGTAAATATGTAAAtctttttttatggaaaaaatacattttttgattAAAATAAAAACTACCTGTTCAATGACTATTTTGTTATGTGATAA
Proteins encoded:
- the LRRN3 gene encoding leucine-rich repeat neuronal protein 3, translating into MREIKLRINLLVGLTITALVQATQKKMDCPELCACEIRPWFTPRSIYIEAFTVDCNALDLYSIPDRLPANTEVLLLQANNIEEIKNADHFPVNLTGLDLSQNNLSSLVNINFTNAHQVLSVYLEENKLVELTEECFSGLGNLQELYINHNLISTISPKAFAGVGNLLRLHLNSNRLQVVNSRWFDGLPHLEILMIGENPIIKIEDMNFKPLINLRSLVLAGINLTEISDNAFVGLENLESISFYDNRFVNVPSVALQKVLNLKFLDLNKNPIRRIQRGDFSNMLYLKELGINNMPELVSIDSLAIENLPELRKIEATNNPKLAFIHPNAFYRLPKLETLMLNSNSLSALYKSTIDALPNLKELGIHSNPIRCDCVNRWINMNKTNIRFMETDSLFCVDPPEFQGQNVRHIHFREMMEICLPLIAPQSFPSNLDLSTGSSVSLHCRATAEPEPDIYWITPLGSKLQSNTINGPFYVHAEGTLEITSISILEAGLYTCVAKNLVGADLKTVMITVDGFLPENDNGSVSIDIKEVQSNSVLVSWSSRSKILKSSVQWIASLNAEYTRIAHSVRMPSDVKQYNLTRLSPLTQYKICIDVPTIYQQAEKQCINVTTRGMDTMRKRNESFKTTALIIIMFSLFGIITVAYFFNYISLYLSRFSEQKCSENLLQTPPFAYNDLYPPLLSLWNLDNESTALEVKSTVIQVPSMMP